Genomic window (Raphanus sativus cultivar WK10039 unplaced genomic scaffold, ASM80110v3 Scaffold3511, whole genome shotgun sequence):
ATTCTTGGTAATTTAGCTCATTTGAATTCGTAGATGGATCCATTCCATTCTTCTTCTGTTACCATCAACTAATAACTACGTTAATAAAGTTATGAATATTGCCTTTAGTTTCTTCAGTAAATTGATCCTTTTTCTTGTCAGggtttattattaattttataggTTTTCCTTGAATTGTTTTGGGATCCAATAGAACGATAGAATATATACAAAGCCTTATGGCAAAAGATTAAACCTAAGGTATAAGTAATGTTTCTAATACATTATAGAGTGGTTGCATTTTCAGGTGGAGATCAAGTAGTGAGAGTGGAGAGTTGAAGAACAAAGTGAAGATACGGAGGAAACTAAGAGAGCCAAGGTTCTGTTTCCAGACGAAAACCGATGTTGACGTTCTCGACGTTGGCTACAAATGGCGTAAATATGGTCAGAAAGTCGTCAAGAACAGCCTCCACCCCAGGTAATTAACTCATTAATACAGCAATATTTATGTGACTGTTAATCGACCCTTTTAACTAACCTGAATTAACTTTACCAATCCTTCAGATAGCATGTGCTTAATGATTCTCGTATAATCACATTGACTGGTGATTGATATACTAGACATAAAATTCTCTCTTTAGACTGTTGCCGAACATTAGCTCAAGTATTAGACATGACTTCTCATACATCCTTATACAAAAtgtatatgtttaaaatatatttgtgtaaCAATATTACATCTATTGTAAGgagattttttatttgaatataattttagatTCATCAAAAGATATGTATGTTATAAATTTAGTATTTATAGGTTGTCATCATTAAGAATACAAAcaacattttctatttttatctcttttattgTGCAGTATCTACACATATTTCCAACTATTTTTGTTACTAGTACACTATAAGGCTCGTGACATTCACACGTTTCTAATGTTTGGTTTGTTACTATTATTTTGGTATGGTCAACTGAATCTAATTAAATTGTGTTtagtaatatttaattattaataaatgaataataaaatttggaTATATATACAGGAGTTATTACAGATGCACACACAACAACTGTAAGGTGAAGAAGAGAGTGGAGAGGCTGTCGGAAGATTGTAGAATGGTGATTACTACTTACGAAGGTCGTCACAACCACATTCCCTCTGATGAGTCCACCTCTCCTGACCATGATAATTGTCTTTCTTCCTTCTAATCTTTCTTTACTTATATATAGACAGATTGTGGATGTGtgatatatttcatatttgataTGGCATGTGCTTTTCATCAGATGTTTTATATACTCTTGTCTTTTGTTTGTAATAGACTTATATACTCTCAATGTAGATTAGTTTTGATCAGGTGGCGTGATATAAGATCAAATTTGCTAAAATCATTTTGAAGCAAAATATACTTACCCGATGAAGAACATATTAAGAGATATAGGTGAAAGATCTTTTTCTTGATAAGAAAGGTGAAGGGGTGAATTAGTTGATGAATTAGCAAATTAGTCttgaagaaacaaagaaaccaAAAGAGTAAAACACAAATGAAACAAATATCCATTGAAAGTTTGTATGTTGATCATGTGGATTACtgatttacaatttttaaactTTCATTTATACTAGCttcaaaatttgatattttttttctttttaaaaacatctttatttctttttgtaattttaaaaggCATATCGTACTGCGTGGATATTCAACCctcacttttttcttttttgcactTTATCCCTTTTCAAAGATAAACCCTCTGACCTCTCTCTAAAAAACAACAACCGCCGTGTTCCATCGTTTCCGGCCGGCGGGTTCGGCTCTTGTCGCCGCCGGTCCGGCCCTGTTCTAAATCATTTTTctcttctgttttatttttcgTTTGCGGCCATGCACGCTTTCCTCTGGTGGTGGTCTGCCGTCGGCTTTCCGGAAAATGGTGGCTCCTCCACCGTGCTTCGCCGGCGTATGATTCTGGGACCATGTCGCTTCTTCGTCAGGCGTGGTCGCCGGCTTTCGATTCTCGAGGAAGGATTCGAGCTGTTTACAAAGGTGTTTCGTGTGGTGGGTTGTGGCCGAATTCGGAGGAGATGAAGCTCTCTGAAGGTCGGGCCTTCGAGTGTGACCTCGTTTCCTTTACATCCAATATTTGTCGTTGGAAGTGGAAGCGGTGGTCGTGAGTCTAGTCCCGGTAGATCCGGTGGTTATGTTCCGTCTCGTTCAACAGCGTCGACTTCGATCGGAGAGAAAGTGGGCGATTCACGATTCCGGCAAGGCATCGGTTGCGATCCCGGCGGTGACGACCGACAGCTTTGGAGATGACGATGCTTCTTACGCTGACACGTGTCCTTGTGTTGTTTGGCTTCAACACGTGGGCCTTGCGGTGGGGAAAGTTTGATGTGTCTCGATTTTGTTTTTGGACATGTAGATTGgtttttatatttgggtttttgcttttttgtttgGGCCGCGTTTTTTTGGACTTTTTGTAAATCcgttttatgtttaataatatacaaaatggcagaaaaaaaaaggatattcAACCCTCACACCTTCCAGATGTTGATTCTGTTTGACTTTTTCTGATGCATAGAAATTTAAGTTACTTGTAGAATCAACAGCTAGCTGATTAGTGTGTACGTCATTCCACATGTAAGATTTTCACATACGTACGTCTGTGAGAGTATTATCCACGTTTCAACTTCATGTGGTAGGACGAATTTTAAATATGAGCAATAAAGTATATAACAGAGTTtaacaatttattataaagGTATAAGTAGTAACAACACTCAAGCAAACCTAGCTACAAACTGGCTCATGGTCTACAAATACATATGTGGTATGATATTACAGATCACGTATATTGTTAGGGTTATATCTAGCTAGCAAGAAAAGCTTCTCTCTTCCTAATGATGACTATAGATGATTATTGATTCATGCAGCCGGAGCGTAATCATAGACtacatcatcgtcatcatcaccTTCGGTCTTGAAAGATATTGCAAATGCAGGGTGACCATTGCAATGGAGAACAAAGTCAAATTTTATTGCAGACATTCTATTTTACTCACTCTACTCAGTTGAAAACTAGTTGAAAAGAAgctttaaagaaaataaaactagGTATGATATAACATATTAATTGATGGTTACTTGCTATATTTATAGATGTGAAAAAAGCTAATGGCGAACGATGAACTCATTAAAACTGGGTCAGGGCATGTGACTCGCTGCTTATAATGTGTGCCTGACACAAGTGGAGTGTGAAAAACTGAGTAACCCACCCATTTTATGCCCTGACTCATCCGTCACTTTTATACATTTACTGGTccccctcttttttttttgatcacaTATTGGTCCACCTCTCTTATTACACGATTTGTTAACACACATCATTTCATTATGACATAGTTTTCTTAACAGAATAATAAACTTTTTGAATTAAAAGATctaaaaataaagtttctttGTTTTCGTTTGGATTTTAGCAAAACTGTATTATAGGGTATTGATTCCCTCTACCAATAGCAACATCATGGCATCATGCAAGAACCTTGAgggacaaaagaaaaagatttatgATCTGATGTCTAGATTTGTTTTGAAGACTTCATTTCAACACTATTATTGTGAAAAGTTATTTTTCTCTCGGACCAACATAACAATAGTTTCTCTATAGTTGGACTTTTAACAAAGTAAGAGATGTCTAGATGTGTTTGTGTTTATCTTCATTTCAACATTATATACAGTTAAGATGTGTTTTCTTGGCCCAACATAACAATATTTACTTTGAATTGggcttttaataaaataaagacaTGCTCTTAAATCTTTGGCAAGCCACCACAATTACTGGTTTATTTTGCTGTTCTGGACGATTGTTTTACTATTCGtttcgattcgatccgaaaaatctATAAATTGTAAATCAAtaatccgtaaattttgattcgatccgttatTCGTTTTGATTCGATCCAAAAAGTCTGAATATCTGTAACTTAACGAATcaaagcaaatattaaaattcaatatccgtcaaagacgaagcaaatcacaaatactaatatttttagaaacggatatccgatccgatccgttatatacagatatatatatacatgtttataaaattatacaatatatatacttttatatctctatataagttttataaggtttttattcactaaattaattatttagttattaaaaattttgaaagtatgtaatttaaaaaaaaattgtaatcaaatattattattttatttcagacttttctttttcttttatttttgtttattttttaattttttattattttttacgaatcgaatcggatatccggcaAAAATTAGAATATTCGCGGATATCTGAAACACCGGATATCCTAAGAGTTACGGATCAGATCaaatcaaaaaatcaaatatccGTAGAGAATGAatcggatcacggatatccttaaaactcCGGATATCCGCACCGTACCCACACCTATTTGAAGATATTTGTAGAACGATATCGTATGCaacttaaaataaatcataatttgaCTTTCCTTATATAAAGTACTTCGATTAtatgaaaaaattgaaaatgttatttagaaagaaagagaaattcttgggttcatccCTAGATTCattcaaccaataagatttcgttatttcatattcagtatcgttaaaaaagattaaaatattatcaagttatattatatttttaaacaaaaagaaaaataaataaaaaataatattaattgcaaacacaaacacgtttaaaaaaatatttttaataccgtcaaccaaacactatactctaaaccctaaatcctaaaccctaaacttttgggtaaactctaaacccttggtcAATCccaaacacttggataaattctaaatcctacggttcaggatttatccaagggtttaggatttactcaagagtttagggtatagtatttagagtttagagtttaatatttagggtttagtattttgttgactgtgttaaaatatctttttaaaaaattccaaaaatttaggatttatccaaaggttcaGGGTTACcaagtgtttaggatttattatttagggtttattatttagggtttaaggtttagtgtgtTGCTGacagtattttaaatataattttttttttgcaactactattatttttttgcaactactattattttctatttattttttattttaaaaacataataaaagttcacaatattttgtttcttttttaaaagatactgaatatgaaatatcGATATTTTATTGGTTAGTGAAGTTCAACCTAGGGGTGAATCCAAATATTTCTCTAGAAAAAATGAGCAGTCACGTTGTATTTGGCTTCGAAAAAGATACGAGAAGAGATACACGTTACGCAGTTATTGATGATCCCCAAATGCtacaaaaaaactataaaaagatATCTTTATTCTTAGTTCTCTCACGAGACATGC
Coding sequences:
- the LOC108846223 gene encoding probable WRKY transcription factor 12, with amino-acid sequence MDERGEERRVVLNNYDLQQVTSSSTTIQENMNFLVPFEETNVLAFFSSSSSSSLSSPSFPIYNSSSTTNTTHAPLRFFNNLQGGGPLGSKVVNDDQDNIRCGINNDGHSNSWWRSSSESGELKNKVKIRRKLREPRFCFQTKTDVDVLDVGYKWRKYGQKVVKNSLHPRSYYRCTHNNCKVKKRVERLSEDCRMVITTYEGRHNHIPSDESTSPDHDNCLSSF